Proteins from a genomic interval of Gossypium hirsutum isolate 1008001.06 chromosome A09, Gossypium_hirsutum_v2.1, whole genome shotgun sequence:
- the LOC107890109 gene encoding L-type lectin-domain containing receptor kinase IX.1 gives MASAVYVPWNAGSNSGKLANAWITYNAITKNLSVFWTYDENPVFMGQLTEYNTIKSWKFTSNLETKQPKPSKKKSTRTYVIVLVPVCAVVLLLGLLTVWFLLQKGGIKGCLRLKNGTHFDGGGIQIRFGYQQLYEATNGFAENKRLGQGGSAHVYKGKLDDHSIVAVKRIFAKSESFFINELNVISRLKHENLVRLTGWCHEKSQLLLVYEYMPNGSLESHLHGEKPTLSWHVRYKIAIGLASALQYLHEGEEQCVLHRDIKSDNVLLDLDFTTKLCDFGVSKLVDRGERTQTTMVVGTPGYLAPEYMQEQRARKETDMYCFGIVALEICRGRRPRNGALVRVVWQLYLGGIVVEAADARLENFDANEMRCLLTVGLWCTNPNHSERPTAEQVLNVLQNESPLPDLPPDMYPPPLPPLEIDTVGSEVVDGSR, from the exons ATGGCGTCAGCTGTTTATGTCCCATGGAATGCTGGTTCAAACAGTGGGAAATTGGCGAACGCTTGGATTACTTACAATGCCATTACCAAAAACCTGAGTGTGTTCTGGACATATGATGAAAATCCTGTTTTTATGG GCCAGTTGACAGAGTACAATACCATTAAATCATGGAAATTCACCTCGAATTTGGAAACCAAGCAACCAAAGCCTAGTAAAAAAAAGAGCACAAGAACATATGTGATTGTTCTTGTTCCAGTTTGTGCAGTCGTGTTGTTGCTTGGCCTATTAACAGTTTGGTTCCTGCTGCAGAAAGGGGGCATTAAAGGTTGCCTACGGCTGAAAAATGGAACACATTTTGATGGAGGAGGTATACAGATAAGATTTGGGTACCAACAACTATATGAAGCTACCAATGGATTTGCAGAAAACAAAAGGTTGGGCCAAGGAGGGTCCGCGCATGTTTATAAAGGAAAATTGGATGATCATAGCATAGTTGCAGTAAAAAGAATATTTGCCAAGTCCGAGAGTTTTTTTATCAACGAACTTAATGTAATAAGTCGTTTAAAACATGAAAACTTGGTAAGGTTAACCGGTTGGTGTCATGAAAAAAGCCAACTGTTACTTGTGTATGAATACATGCCAAACGGCAGCCTTGAGAGCCATCTTCATGGCGAAAAACCAACACTCTCTTGGCATGTAAGGTATAAAATAGCTATAGGCTTGGCGTCAGCTCTTCAGTATCTTCATGAAGGCGAAGAGCAGTGTGTTCTCCATAGAGATATCAAATCAGATAATGTGTTGCTAGACCTGGATTTCACGACTAAGCTCTGTGATTTCGGAGTTTCGAAACTCGTGGACCGGGGAGAGAGGACTCAAACAACAATGGTTGTGGGAACACCTGGATACTTAGCACCGGAATATATGCAAGAACAAAGAGCTCGCAAAGAAACAGACATGTATTGCTTTGGGATTGTAGCCCTGGAAATTTGCCGTGGGAGAAGGCCTCGAAATGGTGCATTGGTAAGGGTGGTGTGGCAGCTATACCTTGGTGGTATTGTGGTGGAGGCCGCTGATGCAAGGTTAGAGAATTTCGATGCAAATGAAATGAGATGCTTGTTGACTGTGGGGTTATGGTGTACAAATCCTAATCACAGTGAAAGGCCTACTGCAGAACAAGTTCTTAATGTTCTTCAGAATGAATCTCCATTGCCGGACCTTCCACCAGATATGTATCCGCCTCCTTTACCTCCCTTGGAAATCGACACGGTAGGTTCAGAGGTTGTGGATGGATCAAGATGA